The nucleotide window CGTGCACCTCACGCACGACCTGAGCCACGCGACGGTCTACTACACGACCGTCGACCCGTCGCTCGTGTCCGGCGATGTGCGCCGTTCCGGGGGCGATCGACTCGCCGACGACGAGACGGTCGCCGAAGGTCTGGAGAGTGCCGCGCCCCGGATCCGGTCCCTGCTCGGGCGCCAGGTCCGACTGCGCCAGACCCCCGAGCTGCACTTCCGGTCCGATCCCGTCGCGGCGAGCGCCGGTCGCGTCGAGGCCCTGCTGCGTGAGGTCCGGGCGCGGTCCGGCGAGACCGACGAGACCCACGAGACCGACGGGGCCGAGATGGGCCCGGAGGGCGAGGAGGAGTGAACTGGCTCGAAGCGGTTCCCGACGAAAGCTGGAGCGGCGCCCTCGCGGCGCTCCAACGGGCG belongs to Actinomycetota bacterium and includes:
- the rbfA gene encoding 30S ribosome-binding factor RbfA; this encodes MTKRGANPRVTESVKEAIASILETEIADPRLRLVTVTDVHLTHDLSHATVYYTTVDPSLVSGDVRRSGGDRLADDETVAEGLESAAPRIRSLLGRQVRLRQTPELHFRSDPVAASAGRVEALLREVRARSGETDETHETDGAEMGPEGEEE